GTTAATATGTCTGGATTTTTTGGCATTCGTTTAGCACGCCATTTGAAAAAAATGATGAAATATATGCGTTATGTTTTTAATGACCATTTTATTTTAGTTTGCGTCTTTTTATTAGGGGGATTAGGTTTTTATTATTCTCAAGTGTTAAAAACACTACCAGCAAATTTTGTTTGGGGCAGACCGATTATTTTGTTTCTTTGGTTGGCGTTGTTGCAGATCGGCCGTATTGCTACATTGGCTGAGGAGGCAGATAAAGTCTTTATTTTACCGAAAGAACCTGAAATGAATAGTTATTTGAATCGAGCGCTGCGCTACTCTTTTTGGTTGCCGCTAGTAGCGTTATTCTTGGTCGGCGGTATGTCGATGCCTTTAGTAGTTGTTTCGACAGGATGGGCTTTTTCTACTTTTAGTTATTTTATAGTAATGTTAGGGATTTTAAAAGCCAGTCATTTGCGTTTGCAAAAGTATGAGTTGTATCAAATTTCTTCAAGAGAATATTATCAGTGGTTTGGCTTGTGGTTGATCACAAGTTTCGTCGCAATTGCGCTTAGTTTATATCTTATGCCATTGGCAGGACCTATTGTTGCTATTGTGCAGGCTGTTTTTTTCTATTTGGTTTTGAACAAAAAGGAACAGACAATATCGCTA
This genomic stretch from Enterococcus haemoperoxidus ATCC BAA-382 harbors:
- a CDS encoding ABC transporter permease → MSGFFGIRLARHLKKMMKYMRYVFNDHFILVCVFLLGGLGFYYSQVLKTLPANFVWGRPIILFLWLALLQIGRIATLAEEADKVFILPKEPEMNSYLNRALRYSFWLPLVALFLVGGMSMPLVVVSTGWAFSTFSYFIVMLGILKASHLRLQKYELYQISSREYYQWFGLWLITSFVAIALSLYLMPLAGPIVAIVQAVFFYLVLNKKEQTISLDWELMVQKEKNRMHRIYQFIHLFTDVPEISSSVKRRKFLDPLLRKIKKTSQNTYLYLYARSFFRGSEYSGLFIRLVLVAGVVLFFLKEFWISMGVSVLFVYLIGFQLIPIYTQFDYMVMTHLYPVSNGQKKQAVSKLVTVLLLVAAALFSIFVLIALPDFKEGLMVVAALFVEVLLFAKFYVPYRLKKMEA